CACGAAGTCGGCAATCTCCGGCACATCCCGCGGCGAAGCGTTGTCGCCGACCCGCTCGTCCATCGCCCCGCACAGAATCGGCAGGAGGATTGCCCGCCGACCGCGCAGCACGTGCTGGAGCCACACGACCTGGAACTCGATGGAGTGTTCGGTCTTGTGCACGAGCTCCTCGTCGAACGGCTGGCGGCGGTAGCGCTGGGCCAGGGCATCCACCAGTGCGGCGTCGGTGGCCATCGTGCCGAGCGGGGTCTCGAAGCTCTTGCGCGTGAGGATGTAGAGCGCTCCCCGCGCGAAGTGGGCGGTGCCGAGGACGATGAAGAGCTCGGCGGGACAGTGCTCTGCGACGGCCTTGTAGGCGTGAGCGTAGCACGGGCCGCCGCGGTGGAAGTCAATGTGCGGAGCGACCAGCCCCGTCAGCCGGGCATCGCCGCCGGCTCGGCCGGGGAGCCCTGGCCCTCCCGCGGCGGTGAAGTAGCCGTCGAGCGCCTCGGCCAACGGGGCCGCCTCGGCGGGGTAGGCGGCCCCGGCGCTGGCCGGCAGGCGCACAGGGCGGGCGCGGAACTCCTCGGTCACGGCGGCGAGGTGCTGGCGGAAGTGCTCGCTGTCGAGCAGCAGGGCGTCGTCGAGCTGCCGGACGATCTCGCGGAGCCTGTCGCTGTGGACGAGTTCGCCGAACTGCCGCAGGAGGGCGGCCTGGATGTCCACGATCGTGTGGGCGC
Above is a window of Planctomycetota bacterium DNA encoding:
- the amrB gene encoding AmmeMemoRadiSam system protein B, which produces PVRQGGRIYVQIHDPARLSDKLLIVPQPMMFLLAHFDGAHTIVDIQAALLRQFGELVHSDRLREIVRQLDDALLLDSEHFRQHLAAVTEEFRARPVRLPASAGAAYPAEAAPLAEALDGYFTAAGGPGLPGRAGGDARLTGLVAPHIDFHRGGPCYAHAYKAVAEHCPAELFIVLGTAHFARGALYILTRKSFETPLGTMATDAALVDALAQRYRRQPFDEELVHKTEHSIEFQVVWLQHVLRGRRAILLPILCGAMDERVGDNASPRDVPEIADFVAALRDVVRESGLRACIVAGADLAHVGRQFGDEFDLTPQVMADVEQADRALLAHVEARDADAFYDALRADDNARHVCGGPPIYTLLAATDAASCRLLDYRQAADYEAQRAVTFASLALYA